Proteins encoded together in one Nymphalis io chromosome 24, ilAglIoxx1.1, whole genome shotgun sequence window:
- the LOC126777887 gene encoding facilitated trehalose transporter Tret1-like: MKPFIKQAFVVSGAALNIAGHGCAHGFPAVLFTQIKSDGGPVTLTDHDTSWIASAVGIMGIVGNFISPVLMTRYGRQKAHLLCTIPALLGWIVFVLGNSVPLFLLARLLHGLALGLRTPLAAILVAEYTEPRYRGAFLGTFAISLGLGILLSHVWGAHFTWKMTAVVCSIFPLISMAIISLSPESPSWLVSKGKFDEAKKAFRWLRGDGEQQREELESMIRAQEKEKHLKESRKNREAQETLKVKRLFKSIIDTIKGVMKIFKKREFYKPLIIAICMLIVFEFGGAHMVPAYGNLILQSVLNKDDPKDVTWQFTVIDLLRTVCAFLAIFLLKNVKRRTILFTSGAMTVLSLALISIFIYLRKAEILTQSFLLDTVPMTLMIFYSISFCLGLVPLNWVICGEVFPLTYRSLGSTLSTSFLTPAFVVSMKTAPHFYSSIGVEGAFLVYSVTLTICLLVMYVMLPETKDRTLQDIEDSFKGKKEMDVEVQLSLIENGTVVK; the protein is encoded by the exons ATGAAGCCTTTTATAAAACAG GCGTTCGTGGTGTCCGGGGCGGCGCTAAACATAGCTGGACACGGTTGTGCTCACGGCTTCCCCGCTGTATTGTTCACCCAAATTAAGAGCGACGGAGGGCCCGTTACACTCACCGATCACGACACTTCATGGATTG cGTCCGCAGTTGGTATAATGGGTATCGTCGGTAATTTTATATCTCCAGTTTTGATGACACGCTATGGAAGACAAAAGGCACATCTACTATGCACCATACCAGCTCTTTTGGGCTGGATCGTATTCGTCCTAGGCAATTCCGTTCCACTGTTTCTATTAGCACGACTTCTCCATGGCCTAGCCCTGGGGCTGCGAACTCCATTAGCAGCTATCCTAGTAGCAGAATACACTGAGCCTAGATATAGGGGCGCGTTCCTCGGCACATTTGCTATATCACTAGGATTAGGTATTTTGCTCTCTCACGTTTGGGGCGCGCATTTCACATGGAAAATGACTGCGGTGGTATGTTCTATATTTCCACTGATTTCCATGGCCATAATAAGCTTATCCCCAGAATCACCGAGTTGGTTAGTCTCCAAAGGGAAATTCGATGAAGCGAAAAAAGCCTTCCGTTGGTTAAGAGGAGATGGTGAACAGCAAAGGGAAGAATTAGAATCGATGATACGAGCCCAAGAAAAAGAGAAGCATTTAAAAGAATCGAGGAAGAACAGAGAAGCACAAGAAACGCTAAAGGTGAAAAGATTGTTCAAGTCAATTATCGACACGATAAAAGGTGTTATGAAGATATTTAAGAAAAGAGAATTTTACAAGCCATTAATAATAgctatatgtatgttaattgtCTTCGAATTTGGTGGAGCTCATATGGTTCCAGCTTATGGTAATCTAATATTACAAtcagttttaaataaagacGATCCGAAGGATGTGACGTGGCAATTTACGGTAATAGATTTATTGAGAACTGTGTGCGCTTTCTTAGCAATATTCTTACTTAAGAATGTTAAACGTAgaactatattatttacaagtGGCGCAATGACTGTATTATCACTTGCTTTAATATCCATCTTTATATACTTAAGAAAAGCCGAAATACTTACTCAGAGTTTTTTATTAGACACAGTTCCAATGACGCTAATGATCTTCTACAGTATATCATTCTGTTTGGGCTTGGTACCTCTCAATTGGGTGATATGTGGCGAAGTGTTTCCATTGACGTATAGGAGCTTAGGATCAACATTATCTACGTCATTTTTGACGCCAGCTTTTGTCGTGTCAATGAAAACAGCTCCACATTTTTATTCATCCATAGGTGTGGAAGGAGCATTTCTAGTCTACTCAGTTACCTTGACCATATGTTTGTTGGTAATGTACGTTATGTTACCCGAAACAAAGGATAGGACTTTACAAGATATTGAAGACAGTTTTAAGGGTAAAAAGGAGATGGATGTTGAGGTACAACTAAGTCTTATTGAAAACGGAACCGTAGTCAAATAG